The Rhopalosiphum maidis isolate BTI-1 chromosome 1, ASM367621v3, whole genome shotgun sequence genome has a segment encoding these proteins:
- the LOC113561017 gene encoding membralin: MPTNGHNHEELVVLPPNALDMRTTGVNNNNNNNNNNNNNNQAFNVRDRLFYALFYKATLGYARIFPRSLRRLIEFVFLLKAVLSFFVLVYVHMNFSRMPANCLDHVKDVWPRDGILRVEIIRSYQRSYAEQTGMINELFTVEKSYEREYKLKRIDTSDENSSLFNRFTKTNNPENKREVDIEPSTEELVENKFRETSTPKPNLFNYVSFTNYLSVEDEKKEMFSSTTKTNRHTTSKSNFSLVEDSAQFRSTKYPNSSIRGVLGIDSSSLLQSTSTALPSIDDNEGIFYENYIVEYSLEYGFLRLSPNARTRLGIPVMLVALEPTRNKCFGDSVGQFFLEYFLGYDDLLMSSVKSLAENEQNKGFLRNVITGEHYRFVSIWMARTSYIASFFIMVVFTVSISMLLRYSHHQIFVFIVDLLQLLDFHGSLSFPAAPLLTVILALVGMEAIMSEFFNDTTTAFYIILIVWVADQYDTICSHCPITKRHWLKFFYLYHFSFYAYHYRFNGQYSNLALICSWFFIQHSMIYFYHHYELPYVLQQAQLQQVIIQRQQQQHQHQHQHQHQHQHQHQHQHQPTGGDSLRPEGRNPVEVTIRPVQNFSLMNGLNNLGRLRTVLLRRRRVRTFEPPPPPPNPPPATQQNGSPQPPRTPLTTADTTGSAGSENVTAAAPTVAMQ, from the exons ATGCCTACCAACGGTCATAATCATGAAGAACTGGTGGTTTTGCCACCAAACGCCTTGGACATGAGAACAACAGGGgtgaataacaacaacaacaacaacaacaataacaataataacaaccaGGCGTTCAATGTAAGAGACCGTCTGTTTTATGCATTGTTCTACAAGGCTACCTTAGGGTATGCTAGAATATTCCCAAGATCTCTGAGGAGGCTTatagaatttgtatttttattaaag gctgtcttatcattttttgtaCTTGTTTATGTGCATATGAATTTCTCACGAATGCCAGCCAACTGTTTAGATCATGTTAAAGACGTTTGGCCTAGAGATGGCATATTACGAGTGGAGATTATTCGAAGTTATCAACGTAGCTATGCAGAACAAACAGGCATGATAAATGAATTGTTCACAGTAGAAAAGTCTTATGAACGTGAATACAAACTAAAACGTATAGACACAAGTGATGAAAATTCGTCATTGTTTAACCGCTTCACTAAAACTAATAATCCTGA gAACAAAAGAGAGGTCGATATTGAACCATCAACAGAAGAattagttgaaaataaatttcgaGAGACTAGTACTCCAAAACCCAATTTATTCAACTATGTGTCATTTACAAATTACTTAAGTGTTGAAG atgaaaaaaaagaaatgtttaGCAGTACTACTAAGACGAATCGTCATACCACtagtaaatcaaatttttcattagtAGAAGACTCAGCTCAATTTCGTTCTACCAAG tatccaAATAGTTCTATTAGAGGTGTATTGGGAATCGATAGTAGTTCATTACTCCAGTCTACAAGTACCGCATTACCTTCGATTGACGACAAtgaag gaatattttatgagaatTACATTGTTGAATATTCTTTGGAGTATGGGTTTTTGCGTTTGTCGCCCAACGCCAGAACTCGGTTAGGAATTCCAGTAATGCTAGTAGCCCTAGAGCCTACTCGAAACAAGTGTTTTGGTGATTCAGTGGGCCAGTTTTTCTTGGAGTATTTCCTTGGCTATGATGACTTACTGATGTCCTCTGTTAAATCACTAGCTGAAAATGAACAAAACAAAGGATTTCTCAG aaaCGTTATAACTGGAGAACATTATAGGTTTGTGAGCATTTGGATGGCAAGAACGTCGTACATTGCATCATTCTTTATAATGGTTGTATTT ACTGTATCGATTTCAATGCTTTTGAGGTACTCGCACCATcagatatttgttttcatag tggaTTTGCTGCAGTTATTAGATTTTCACGGTTCGCTCTCTTTTCCGGCAGCGCCACTTTTGACTGTCATATTGGCTTTGGTTg GCATGGAGGCCATAATGTCGGAATTTTTCAACGACACCACCACGGCGTTTTACATCATATTGATCGTTTGGGTAGCTGATCAATACGACACCATATGCAGCCATTGTCCGATCACGAAAAGGCATTGGCTAAa GTTTTTCTATCTGTACCACTTTTCCTTCTACGCTTACCACTATCGGTTCAACGGTCAATATAGCAATTTGGCTCTCATCTGTTCGTGGTTCTTTATTCAG CATTCCATGATTTACTTTTATCACCACTATGAGCTGCCGTATGTGCTGCAGCAAGCCCAACTGCAGCAGGTGATCATCCAGCGGCAACAGCAACAGCATCAGCACCAACACCAACACCAACACCAACACCAACACCAACACCAACACCAACACCAGCCAACCGGCGGGGATTCCTTGCGGCCGGAGGGCAGAAATCCGGTGGAGGTGACCATCAGGCCGGTTCAGAATTTTAGCCTGATGAACGGACTAAATAATCTGGGTCGTTTGCGGACTGTGTTGTTGCGCCGACGGAGGGTGAGGACTTTTGagccaccaccgccgccgccgaatCCACCCCCAGCCACCCAACAGAATGGGTCTCCCCAGCCTCCGCGGACGCCTTTGACGACGGCTGACACGACCGGAAGTGCTGGTTCGGAAAACGTTACGGCAGCGGCGCCCACTGTCGCAATGCAATAG
- the LOC113547972 gene encoding uncharacterized protein LOC113547972, translating into MRMIGRPNQILSVSKSINCLLKNPAITQICLRNESTKIQPASQDTNVEEKPYRPYSPFQKTNNMAEYAVARLDDVLNWGRKHSLWPLTFGLACCAVEMMHIAAPRYDMDRYGVVFRASPRQADLIIVAGTLTNKMAPALRRVYDQMPDPKWVISMGSCANGGGYYHYSYSVVRGCDRVIPVDIYVPGCPPTAEALMYGILQLQKKIKRMSLAQSWYRK; encoded by the exons ATGAGGATGATCG gccGCCCAAATCAAATTTTGTCAGTCTCTAAGAGCATCaattgtttattgaaaaatccTGCAATCACCCAAATCTGTCTTAGAAATGAATCTACCAAAATCCAACCTGCATCTCAAGACACAAATGTAGAAG AAAAACCATATCGTCCATATTCTCCGTTTCAAAAGACAAACAATATGGCTGAATATGCTGTTGCTCGTTTGGATGATGTTTTGAACTGGGGTCGtaag cACTCCCTCTGGCCTTTGACTTTTGGATTAGCATGTTGTGCCGTTGAAATGATGCACATAGCTGCTCCTCGATATGATATGGATCGATATGGTGTTGTATTTCGTGCATCTCCTCGTCAGGCTGATCTTATTATAGTTGCAGGAACACTGACAAATAAAATGGCACCAGCATTGAGAAGGGTTTACGATCAA ATGCCTGATCCAAAATGGGTTATTTCTATGGGAAGCTGTGCAAATGGAGGTGGTTActatcattattcatattcAGTTGTGAGGGGTTGTGATAGGGTTATTCCGGTTGACATTTATGTACCAG GTTGTCCTCCAACTGCTGAAGCTTTGATGTATGGTATCCTACAGttgcagaaaaaaataaaaagaatgtcACTTGCCCAGAGTTGGTATAGAAAGTAA